A stretch of the Mycolicibacterium celeriflavum genome encodes the following:
- the acpS gene encoding holo-ACP synthase AcpS — protein sequence MAIVGVGIDLVSIPEFAEQVDQPGTVFAETFTPGERRDAADKSSSAARHLAARWAAKEAVIKAWSGSRFAKRPVLPEAIHRDIEVITDMWGRPKVRLSGAIAEHLADVTIHLSLTHEAGTAAAVAILEER from the coding sequence ATGGCGATAGTCGGGGTGGGGATCGACCTGGTCTCCATACCCGAGTTCGCCGAGCAGGTCGACCAGCCGGGGACCGTTTTCGCCGAGACGTTCACGCCCGGCGAGCGGCGGGACGCCGCGGACAAGAGCTCGTCGGCGGCGCGACACCTGGCGGCCCGGTGGGCGGCGAAGGAGGCCGTGATCAAGGCGTGGTCGGGTTCGCGGTTCGCCAAGCGGCCCGTGCTGCCCGAGGCGATCCACCGCGACATCGAGGTGATCACCGACATGTGGGGCCGTCCGAAGGTGCGGCTGTCCGGGGCGATCGCCGAGCATCTGGCTGACGTGACGATCCACCTGTCGCTGACGCATGAGGCCGGCACCGCCGCGGCGGTCGCCATCCTCGAAGAGCGCTGA
- a CDS encoding dipeptidase, translating to MSDLVQRTRDVLPSVRRDLEDLVRVESVWADPARRGEVQRSAAAVAQLLADAGFGEVQIVSEGGAPAVIARHPAPPGAPTVLLYAHHDVQPEGDRAQWDSAPFEPTERDGRLYGRGTADDKAGIAIHLAAFRAHGGDPPVGVTVFVEGEEESGSPSLPRLLAAHREALACDVIVLADSDNWSTEVPSLTVSLRGLADCTVEVATLDHGLHSGLWGGVVPDALSVLVRMLASLHDDDGNVAVAGLHEAAAAGLDYPPERVRQETGLLEGVSEIGSGSVPQRLWAKPAITVIGIDATPVDKSSNTLIPRARAKVSMRVAPGGDAAEHLAALTRHLEQHAPWGAQVTVTPGDLGQPYAVDASGPVYDAARAAFRQAWGAEPVDTGIGGSIPFIAEFAAAFPSAKILVTGVEDPATQAHSVNESLHLGVLERAAVSEALLLARLREHSSDGQIAT from the coding sequence ATGAGCGATCTGGTGCAGCGGACGCGCGACGTGCTGCCGTCGGTGCGGCGGGACCTGGAAGACCTGGTGCGCGTCGAGTCGGTGTGGGCGGACCCGGCGCGGCGCGGCGAGGTGCAGCGCAGCGCCGCCGCGGTGGCGCAGCTGTTGGCCGACGCCGGGTTCGGCGAGGTACAGATCGTCAGCGAGGGCGGTGCCCCCGCCGTCATCGCCCGCCATCCCGCGCCGCCGGGCGCGCCGACGGTGCTGCTGTACGCCCACCACGACGTGCAACCCGAAGGCGATCGGGCGCAGTGGGACTCGGCGCCGTTCGAGCCCACCGAGCGCGACGGACGCCTCTACGGTCGGGGCACTGCCGACGACAAGGCCGGCATCGCAATACATCTGGCGGCCTTCCGGGCGCACGGCGGCGATCCGCCGGTCGGTGTCACGGTGTTCGTCGAGGGCGAGGAGGAGTCGGGCTCGCCGTCGTTGCCGCGCCTGCTGGCGGCGCATCGCGAGGCCCTGGCCTGCGATGTGATCGTCCTCGCCGACTCGGACAACTGGAGCACGGAGGTGCCGTCGCTGACGGTGTCGCTGCGGGGACTGGCCGACTGCACCGTCGAGGTCGCCACGCTGGATCACGGACTGCACTCGGGGCTGTGGGGCGGCGTCGTGCCCGACGCGTTGAGCGTGCTGGTGCGGATGTTGGCCAGCCTGCACGACGACGACGGCAATGTCGCAGTGGCGGGGCTACACGAAGCCGCCGCTGCCGGCCTCGACTATCCGCCGGAACGTGTACGCCAGGAAACCGGACTCCTCGAGGGCGTATCCGAAATCGGTTCGGGCTCAGTGCCGCAACGGTTGTGGGCCAAACCGGCGATCACGGTCATCGGCATCGACGCCACGCCTGTCGACAAGTCGTCGAACACATTGATTCCGAGGGCGCGGGCCAAGGTCAGCATGCGCGTCGCGCCCGGCGGCGATGCCGCAGAGCACCTGGCGGCGTTGACGCGACACCTCGAGCAGCACGCGCCGTGGGGTGCGCAGGTGACCGTCACGCCCGGTGACCTCGGGCAGCCGTACGCGGTCGACGCCAGCGGGCCGGTTTACGACGCGGCCCGGGCCGCCTTCCGCCAGGCGTGGGGCGCCGAACCGGTGGACACCGGAATCGGCGGTTCGATCCCGTTCATCGCCGAGTTCGCCGCCGCGTTCCCGTCGGCGAAGATACTGGTGACCGGCGTGGAAGACCCTGCGACACAGGCACATAGCGTCAACGAGAGCTTGCACCTGGGAGTGCTGGAGCGTGCTGCCGTCTCGGAGGCCCTACTGCTGGCCCGACTGAGAGAACACAGCTCAGACGGACAGATTGCGACGTAG
- a CDS encoding type I polyketide synthase — translation MTINEQHRVSTDRTAGPAHAGTHALVDRLNAGEPYAVAFGGQGGSWLENLEELVSSAGIESELSEVAGEAALLLEPVARELVVVRPIGFEPLQWVRALAADEPLPPTKQLITAAISGPGILLAQMAAIRAAVRQGLDLYDAPPVAMAGHSQGVIACESLRTRGAKDAELLALLQLIGAAGSLVSRRRGMVGRGDKSPMVSVTNVDPDRIAELLEEFSTDVRTVLPPVLSIRNGRRSVVITGTPEQLGRFELYCAKITEKEEAERKNKVRGGSVFNPAFSQIQVEVGFHTPRLADGVELVDRWAEKCGIDAKLAHEMTEHIFVRPIDWVAEVERLHEAGAKWIVDLGPSDTVTRLTAPIIRGLGVGIVPAATRVGQRNLFTVGAEPEVPPAWSSYAPTTVQLPDGSVKLSTKFTRLTGRSPILLAGMTPTTVDAKIVAAAANAGHWAELAGGGQVTEEIFTDRIAELTTLLEPGRAVQFNSLFLDPYLWKLQVGGKRLVQKARQSGAPIDGLIVSAGIPELEDAVELIDELNSVGISHVVFKPGTVDQIKSVIKIAAEVPGKDVIVHIEGGRAGGHHSWEDLDDLLLNTYGELRKLPNITVCVGGGIGTPERAAEYLSGRWATEYGFPAMPVDGILVGTAAMATLEATTSPAVKQMLVETGGTDHWISAGKAQGGMASSRSQLGADIHEIDNAASRCGRLLDEVAGDAEAVAARRDEIIAAMATTCKPYFGDVGEMTYRQWLARYVELAIGDDDSTADTKLPGTPWLADTWRDRFAEMLHRAEARLHPQDSGPIATLFGDAALLDDPDRAIATLVARYPESETLRLHPADVPWFITLCKTPGKPVNFVPVIDKDVRRWWRSDSLWQAHDARYTADQVCIIPGTQAVAGITRVDEPVGELLDRFEQTAIDEALAADGNPVPVVSRRQARADVTGPLAVVLDSPDVLWAGRVAINPVHRIGAPSEWQANENRNATHPSTGARLELSGDRVTLSVPLSDIWVDIPFTLPACTVDGGMPVVTVEDASTAMRAVLAIAAGVDGPDDLPPVRDNVSTVTVDWEPERVADHTGVTATFGAPLAPGLTLVPDALVGHCWPAVFAAIGSALTEDGFPVVEGLLSLVHLDHAAHLLGEMPKTRAELAITATVSTATDSEYGRVVPVTVQIRDADGDLLATLEERFAIRGRTGAADLADPPRAGGAITDNATDTPRRRRRDVTVTAPTDMSAFAVVSGDHNPIHTDRAAALLAGLKSPIVHGMWLSAAAQHVVAATDGKPAPPARVVGWTSRFLGMVLPGDEVDFRVDRVGIDRGAEIVEVTAKVAGDLVMSATAQLAAPKTVYAFPGQGIQHKGMGMEVRARSKAARKVWDTADKFTRDTLGFSVLHVVRDNPTSLIASGVHYHHPDGVLFLTQFTQVAMATVAAAQVAEMREQGAFVEGAIACGHSVGEYTALACVSGVYELEALLEVVFHRGSKMHDIVPRDHLGRSNYRLAAIRPSQIDLDDADVKAFVAEISERTGEFLEIVNFNLRGSQYAIAGTVRGLEALEEEVERRREITGGKRSFILVPGIDVPFHSSVLRVGVADFRRSLERVMPRGQDPDLIIGKYIPNLVPRPFTLDRDFIQEIRDLVPAEPLDEILADYDTWRTEKPAELCRKVVIELLAWQFASPVRWIETQDLLFIEEAAGGLGIERFVEIGVKSAPTVAGLAANTLKLPEYSHSTTEVLNSERDAAVLFATDTDPEPELGDELTSAPAPEAAAPVEAAAPAAPAPAPAAPAGGPRPDDLTFDAADATMALIALSAKMRIDQIEPLDSIESITDGASSRRNQLLVDLGSELDLGAIDGAAEADLAGLKGQVTKLARTYKPFGPVLSDAVNDQLRTVFGPSGKRPAYIAERVTKTWELGPGWVKHVTVEVALGTREGSSVRGGDLGGLHDGALADGATVDKVIDAAVSAVAARRGVAVSLPSAAGAGGGVVDSAALSEFAEQVTGRDGVLASVARTILGQLGLDTAVPAPEATDAELIDLVTAELGSDWPRLVAPVFDGRKAVLFDDRWASAREDLAKLWLLDEGEIDADWQRLSQRFEGAGHVVGTQATWWQGKALASGRNIHASLYGRAAAGAENPDAGRYSDEVAVVTGASKGSIAASVVAQLLDGGATVIATTSKLDDDRLAFYRALYRDNARWDAKLWVVPANMASYTDIDALVQWVGTEQTESLGPQSIHLKDAQTPTLLFPFAAPRVAGDLSEAGSRAEMEMKVLLWAVQRLIGGLSHIGAERDIAARLHVVLPGSPNRGMFGGDGAYGEAKSALDALVTRWKAETSWAQRVSLAHALIGWTKGTGLMGHNDAIVGAVEEAGVRTYTTDEMARMLLGLCDIESKVAAAHKPLQADFTGGLADVDIDMAELAAKARDEMVTESRTEETDDEGTVRALPSPPRGYKSAPPPEWADLDIDPADMVVIVGGAELGPYGSSRTRFEMEVDNELSAAGVLELAWTTGLVKWEDDPTPGWYDTETGELVDEGELVERYHDAVIERVGIREFVGDGAIDADHTAPLLVSVFLDKDFTFVVSNEEEARAFVRADPEHTVIAPVPDSGDWQVTRKAGTEIRVPRKTKLSRTVGAQIPTGFDPMVYGVSQEMMNSIDRLAIWNLVTTVDAFLSAGFTPAELMRWVHPSLVASTQGTGMGGMTSMQTMYHGNLLGRNKPNDILQEVLPNVYAGHVVQSYVGSYGAMIHPVGACATAAVSVEEGVDKIKLGKAEFVVAGGYDDLTLEAIIGFGDMAATADTEMMRAKGISDSKFSRANDRRRLGFVEGQGGGTILLARGDLALKMGLPVQAVIGYVSSFGDGVHTSIPAPGLGALAAGRGGRDSQLARSLAALGVGPDDIAVVSKHDTSTLANDPNETELHERLADSLGRSEGAPLFVVSQKSLTGHSKGGAAAFQMMGLCQILRDGIIPPNRSLDCVDDELAGAAHLVWLRDTLHFGDKFPLKAGLITSLGFGHVSGLIALVHPQAFLAALSPEERAQYKQRADARVLAGQHRLASAIAGGKPLYEKPADRRFGHDAPEKRQEAEMLLDPASRLGDDDVYVPAQA, via the coding sequence GTGACGATAAACGAGCAGCACCGGGTGTCCACTGACCGCACCGCGGGACCCGCGCACGCCGGTACCCACGCGCTCGTCGATCGGCTGAACGCCGGTGAACCCTATGCGGTAGCCTTCGGCGGACAGGGCGGCTCATGGCTGGAGAACCTCGAGGAATTGGTCAGCTCGGCCGGCATCGAGTCGGAGCTCAGCGAGGTGGCCGGGGAGGCCGCGCTGTTGCTCGAGCCGGTGGCCCGTGAACTGGTGGTGGTGCGGCCGATCGGCTTCGAGCCGCTGCAATGGGTACGGGCGTTGGCCGCCGACGAACCGCTGCCCCCGACCAAGCAGCTCATCACCGCGGCGATCTCCGGACCGGGCATCCTGCTCGCACAGATGGCTGCGATCCGCGCCGCCGTCCGCCAGGGACTCGATCTGTACGACGCCCCGCCGGTCGCGATGGCGGGACATTCGCAGGGCGTCATCGCCTGCGAGTCGCTGCGCACTCGGGGCGCCAAGGACGCCGAACTGCTGGCGCTGCTGCAACTGATCGGCGCGGCCGGATCACTGGTCTCGCGGCGGCGAGGCATGGTCGGCCGCGGGGACAAGTCGCCGATGGTCTCGGTGACCAACGTCGATCCGGACCGCATCGCCGAGCTGCTCGAGGAGTTCTCCACCGACGTGCGCACGGTGCTGCCGCCGGTGCTGTCGATCCGCAACGGCCGGCGTTCGGTCGTCATCACCGGAACTCCCGAGCAACTGGGACGCTTCGAGCTGTACTGCGCCAAGATCACCGAGAAGGAAGAGGCCGAGCGCAAGAACAAGGTCCGCGGCGGCAGTGTATTCAACCCCGCCTTCAGCCAGATTCAGGTCGAGGTCGGATTCCACACCCCGCGGCTGGCGGACGGGGTCGAGCTGGTTGACCGGTGGGCCGAAAAGTGCGGTATCGACGCCAAGCTCGCGCACGAGATGACCGAGCACATCTTCGTGCGTCCGATCGACTGGGTCGCCGAGGTCGAGCGGCTGCACGAGGCCGGCGCGAAGTGGATCGTCGATCTCGGTCCGAGCGACACCGTGACGCGGTTGACTGCCCCGATCATCCGCGGCCTGGGGGTGGGCATCGTCCCCGCCGCAACGCGGGTCGGGCAGCGCAATCTGTTCACCGTCGGTGCAGAACCCGAGGTGCCGCCGGCGTGGTCGAGCTATGCGCCGACCACCGTGCAGCTGCCCGACGGCTCGGTCAAGCTGTCGACGAAGTTCACCCGGCTCACCGGACGCTCGCCGATCCTGCTGGCGGGGATGACACCGACGACCGTCGACGCCAAGATCGTCGCGGCCGCCGCCAACGCCGGTCACTGGGCCGAACTCGCTGGTGGTGGGCAGGTCACCGAGGAGATCTTCACCGACCGCATCGCCGAGCTGACCACGCTGCTCGAGCCCGGCCGTGCCGTGCAGTTCAACTCGCTGTTCCTCGATCCGTATCTGTGGAAGCTGCAAGTCGGTGGAAAACGGTTGGTGCAGAAGGCCCGTCAGTCCGGTGCGCCGATCGACGGCCTCATCGTCAGCGCAGGCATCCCGGAGCTCGAGGACGCCGTCGAACTGATCGACGAGCTCAACTCCGTCGGCATCAGCCACGTGGTGTTCAAACCCGGCACGGTCGACCAGATCAAGTCCGTCATCAAAATCGCCGCCGAGGTGCCGGGCAAGGACGTCATCGTCCACATCGAGGGTGGCCGCGCCGGCGGGCACCACTCCTGGGAAGACCTCGACGACCTGCTGCTGAACACCTACGGGGAGTTGCGCAAACTGCCCAACATCACGGTCTGCGTCGGCGGCGGAATCGGCACCCCGGAGCGCGCGGCCGAGTATCTGTCCGGGCGGTGGGCCACCGAATACGGTTTCCCGGCGATGCCGGTGGACGGCATCTTGGTGGGTACCGCGGCGATGGCGACATTGGAGGCCACCACCTCGCCCGCCGTCAAGCAGATGCTGGTCGAGACCGGCGGCACCGACCACTGGATCAGCGCCGGAAAAGCCCAGGGCGGCATGGCTTCCAGCCGCAGCCAACTCGGTGCCGACATCCACGAGATCGACAACGCCGCATCGCGTTGCGGCCGGCTGCTCGACGAGGTCGCCGGTGACGCCGAAGCCGTGGCGGCCCGCCGCGACGAGATCATCGCCGCGATGGCCACCACCTGCAAGCCGTACTTCGGCGACGTCGGCGAGATGACCTACCGCCAGTGGCTGGCGCGCTACGTCGAATTGGCGATCGGCGACGACGACAGCACCGCCGACACCAAGCTGCCCGGCACCCCGTGGCTGGCCGACACCTGGCGCGACCGGTTCGCCGAAATGCTGCACCGCGCCGAGGCGCGCCTGCACCCGCAGGACTCCGGACCGATCGCCACGCTCTTCGGTGACGCTGCGCTGCTTGATGATCCGGACCGGGCGATCGCCACGCTGGTGGCGCGCTATCCGGAATCGGAGACGCTGCGGTTGCACCCGGCCGACGTGCCGTGGTTCATCACGCTGTGCAAGACCCCGGGCAAGCCGGTCAATTTCGTGCCGGTCATCGACAAGGATGTGCGGCGGTGGTGGCGCAGCGACTCGCTGTGGCAGGCCCACGACGCGCGCTACACCGCCGACCAGGTCTGCATCATCCCCGGCACGCAGGCGGTTGCGGGCATCACCCGCGTCGACGAGCCGGTCGGTGAGCTGCTCGACCGCTTCGAGCAGACCGCGATCGATGAGGCACTCGCCGCTGACGGCAACCCTGTGCCGGTGGTTTCGCGACGCCAGGCCCGCGCCGACGTCACCGGGCCGCTCGCGGTGGTACTCGACTCACCCGACGTGTTGTGGGCGGGCCGCGTCGCGATCAACCCGGTGCACCGCATCGGTGCCCCGAGCGAGTGGCAGGCCAACGAAAACCGCAATGCCACACATCCTTCCACCGGGGCTCGGCTCGAGCTCAGTGGTGACCGGGTGACGCTGAGCGTGCCGCTGTCCGACATCTGGGTCGACATCCCGTTCACACTGCCGGCGTGCACGGTCGACGGCGGCATGCCCGTCGTCACGGTCGAGGATGCGTCGACCGCGATGCGTGCCGTGCTGGCGATCGCGGCCGGTGTCGACGGACCCGACGACTTACCCCCGGTGCGCGACAACGTCTCGACCGTGACCGTCGACTGGGAGCCCGAACGGGTCGCCGACCACACCGGTGTCACCGCGACGTTCGGCGCCCCGCTGGCGCCCGGTCTCACGCTCGTACCGGACGCGCTCGTCGGGCACTGCTGGCCCGCGGTTTTCGCGGCGATCGGGTCCGCGCTCACCGAGGACGGCTTCCCCGTCGTCGAAGGCCTGCTGAGCCTGGTACATCTCGACCACGCCGCGCACCTGCTGGGCGAGATGCCGAAAACCCGGGCCGAACTGGCGATCACGGCAACGGTTTCGACCGCCACCGATTCCGAATACGGACGCGTCGTACCGGTGACGGTGCAGATTCGCGACGCCGACGGCGACCTGCTGGCCACTCTCGAAGAGCGCTTCGCGATCCGCGGTCGCACCGGCGCGGCCGATCTCGCCGATCCGCCGCGCGCGGGTGGGGCGATCACCGACAACGCGACCGACACCCCGCGACGCCGGCGCCGCGACGTGACCGTCACCGCACCGACCGACATGAGCGCTTTCGCGGTCGTCTCCGGTGATCACAACCCGATCCACACCGACCGTGCCGCCGCGCTGCTGGCAGGGCTCAAATCGCCCATCGTGCACGGCATGTGGCTGTCGGCGGCCGCACAGCACGTCGTCGCCGCCACCGACGGCAAGCCCGCCCCGCCGGCGCGCGTCGTCGGCTGGACGTCGCGGTTCCTCGGCATGGTGCTGCCCGGTGACGAGGTCGACTTCCGCGTCGACCGCGTCGGAATCGACCGCGGCGCAGAGATCGTCGAGGTCACCGCCAAGGTCGCGGGCGACCTCGTCATGTCCGCGACGGCCCAGCTCGCCGCGCCCAAGACCGTCTACGCGTTCCCGGGCCAGGGCATCCAGCACAAGGGCATGGGTATGGAGGTGCGCGCCCGCTCCAAGGCGGCCCGCAAGGTGTGGGACACCGCGGACAAGTTCACCCGCGACACGCTGGGCTTCTCGGTGCTGCATGTGGTGCGCGACAACCCGACCAGCCTGATCGCCAGTGGCGTGCACTACCACCACCCCGACGGTGTGCTGTTCTTGACCCAGTTCACCCAGGTGGCGATGGCGACGGTGGCCGCCGCCCAGGTGGCCGAGATGCGCGAGCAGGGCGCGTTCGTCGAAGGAGCGATCGCCTGCGGTCACTCCGTCGGCGAGTACACCGCGCTGGCGTGCGTCAGCGGTGTCTACGAGCTGGAAGCGTTGCTGGAGGTGGTGTTCCACCGCGGCAGCAAGATGCACGACATCGTGCCGCGTGACCACCTCGGCCGGTCGAACTACCGGCTGGCCGCGATCCGACCGTCGCAGATCGACCTCGACGACGCCGACGTCAAGGCGTTCGTCGCCGAGATCTCCGAGCGCACCGGTGAGTTCTTGGAAATCGTCAACTTCAACCTGCGCGGCTCGCAGTACGCGATCGCGGGCACCGTGCGTGGGCTGGAAGCGCTGGAGGAGGAAGTCGAGCGGCGCCGCGAGATCACCGGCGGCAAGCGGTCGTTCATCCTGGTTCCCGGCATCGACGTGCCGTTCCACTCTTCGGTGCTGCGCGTTGGCGTGGCCGACTTCCGCCGCTCGCTGGAGCGCGTGATGCCGCGCGGCCAGGATCCCGACCTGATCATCGGCAAGTACATCCCCAACCTGGTGCCGCGGCCGTTCACGCTCGACCGCGACTTCATCCAGGAGATCCGCGATTTGGTGCCGGCCGAGCCGCTCGACGAGATCCTCGCCGACTACGACACCTGGCGCACCGAGAAGCCGGCCGAGCTGTGCCGCAAGGTCGTGATCGAGCTGCTGGCATGGCAATTCGCCAGCCCGGTGCGCTGGATCGAAACCCAGGACCTGCTGTTCATCGAGGAAGCCGCGGGCGGTCTGGGCATCGAGCGTTTCGTCGAGATCGGCGTGAAATCCGCGCCGACGGTCGCGGGCTTGGCGGCCAACACCCTGAAGCTGCCCGAATACTCGCACAGCACAACGGAAGTGCTGAACTCCGAGCGCGACGCGGCGGTGCTGTTCGCCACCGACACCGACCCCGAGCCCGAACTCGGCGACGAGCTGACCTCCGCTCCCGCGCCCGAGGCGGCCGCGCCCGTCGAGGCGGCCGCACCAGCCGCCCCGGCTCCAGCGCCCGCTGCGCCGGCGGGCGGCCCCAGGCCGGACGACCTCACGTTCGACGCCGCCGACGCCACCATGGCACTGATCGCGCTGTCGGCGAAGATGCGCATCGACCAGATCGAGCCGCTGGACTCCATCGAATCGATCACCGACGGCGCGTCGTCGCGACGCAACCAACTGCTGGTCGACCTCGGCTCGGAGCTCGACCTCGGCGCCATCGACGGTGCGGCGGAAGCGGATCTGGCCGGGCTCAAGGGCCAGGTCACCAAGCTCGCCAGGACCTACAAGCCGTTCGGCCCGGTGCTGTCCGACGCAGTCAACGACCAGCTGCGCACCGTGTTCGGCCCGTCCGGCAAGCGGCCCGCCTACATCGCCGAGCGGGTCACCAAGACGTGGGAGCTGGGCCCGGGATGGGTCAAGCACGTCACCGTCGAGGTGGCGCTCGGCACCCGCGAGGGGTCCAGCGTCCGTGGTGGGGACCTGGGCGGCCTGCACGACGGCGCGCTGGCCGACGGGGCGACCGTCGACAAGGTGATCGACGCCGCGGTCTCCGCGGTCGCGGCAAGGCGCGGCGTTGCGGTGTCGCTGCCGTCCGCCGCGGGCGCCGGCGGGGGCGTGGTGGACTCCGCCGCGCTCTCCGAGTTCGCCGAGCAGGTCACCGGCCGCGACGGCGTGCTGGCCTCGGTGGCCCGCACGATCCTGGGTCAGCTGGGTCTCGACACCGCGGTCCCCGCCCCGGAGGCCACCGATGCCGAGCTCATCGACCTGGTCACCGCCGAACTGGGTTCGGACTGGCCACGTTTGGTGGCGCCCGTGTTCGACGGTCGCAAGGCGGTGCTCTTCGACGACCGCTGGGCCAGCGCCCGCGAGGATCTGGCCAAGCTGTGGCTGCTCGACGAGGGCGAGATCGACGCGGACTGGCAGCGGCTCTCGCAGCGTTTCGAGGGCGCGGGTCACGTCGTCGGCACGCAGGCCACCTGGTGGCAGGGCAAGGCGCTCGCGTCGGGTCGCAACATCCACGCCTCGCTGTACGGGCGCGCCGCGGCGGGTGCGGAGAACCCCGACGCCGGCCGCTACAGCGACGAGGTCGCCGTCGTCACCGGAGCCTCGAAGGGGTCGATCGCCGCGTCCGTCGTGGCGCAATTGCTCGACGGCGGGGCGACGGTCATCGCGACGACGTCCAAGCTCGACGACGACCGGTTGGCGTTCTACCGCGCGCTCTACCGCGACAACGCCCGCTGGGACGCCAAGTTGTGGGTGGTGCCTGCCAACATGGCGTCCTACACCGACATCGATGCGCTGGTTCAGTGGGTCGGCACAGAGCAGACCGAAAGCCTTGGGCCGCAGTCGATCCACCTCAAAGACGCCCAGACGCCGACACTGCTGTTCCCGTTCGCCGCACCGCGGGTCGCCGGCGACCTGTCCGAGGCCGGATCGCGCGCCGAGATGGAGATGAAGGTGCTGCTGTGGGCAGTGCAGCGGCTGATCGGCGGCCTGTCACACATCGGAGCCGAACGCGACATCGCCGCGCGACTGCACGTCGTGCTGCCGGGCTCACCGAACCGCGGCATGTTCGGCGGTGACGGCGCCTACGGCGAGGCGAAGTCCGCGCTCGACGCGTTGGTGACCCGCTGGAAGGCCGAAACATCGTGGGCGCAGCGGGTTTCGTTGGCCCACGCGCTGATCGGGTGGACCAAGGGCACGGGCCTGATGGGTCACAACGACGCCATCGTCGGCGCGGTCGAAGAGGCCGGCGTGCGTACGTACACGACCGACGAGATGGCGCGCATGCTGCTCGGGTTGTGTGACATCGAATCCAAGGTGGCCGCGGCGCACAAGCCGCTGCAGGCCGACTTCACGGGTGGACTGGCCGACGTCGACATCGACATGGCCGAACTGGCCGCCAAGGCTCGCGACGAGATGGTGACCGAAAGCCGAACCGAGGAAACCGATGACGAGGGCACTGTGCGCGCGCTGCCGTCGCCGCCGCGGGGCTACAAGTCCGCGCCGCCGCCGGAGTGGGCCGACCTCGACATCGACCCGGCCGACATGGTGGTCATCGTCGGTGGCGCCGAGCTGGGACCCTACGGCTCCTCGCGCACCCGCTTCGAGATGGAGGTCGACAACGAGCTGTCCGCGGCCGGCGTGCTCGAGCTGGCGTGGACGACCGGACTGGTCAAGTGGGAAGACGATCCGACACCGGGCTGGTACGACACCGAAACCGGTGAGCTGGTCGACGAGGGCGAGCTGGTGGAGCGTTACCACGACGCCGTGATCGAGCGGGTCGGCATCCGCGAGTTCGTCGGCGATGGCGCGATCGACGCCGACCACACTGCGCCGCTTCTGGTTTCGGTGTTCCTCGACAAGGACTTCACCTTCGTGGTGTCCAACGAGGAGGAAGCCAGGGCGTTCGTCCGCGCCGATCCGGAGCACACCGTCATCGCACCCGTACCGGACAGCGGCGACTGGCAGGTCACCCGCAAGGCCGGCACCGAGATCCGGGTGCCGCGCAAGACGAAACTGTCCCGCACCGTCGGCGCGCAGATTCCCACCGGATTCGATCCGATGGTCTACGGCGTCAGCCAGGAGATGATGAACTCCATTGACCGGCTGGCGATCTGGAACCTCGTCACCACGGTCGACGCGTTCCTGTCCGCCGGCTTCACGCCCGCGGAACTGATGCGCTGGGTGCATCCCAGCCTGGTGGCCAGCACCCAGGGCACCGGCATGGGCGGCATGACGTCGATGCAGACCATGTACCACGGCAACCTGCTGGGCCGGAACAAGCCGAACGACATCCTGCAGGAAGTCCTGCCGAACGTGTACGCGGGCCACGTCGTGCAGTCCTATGTGGGCAGTTACGGCGCGATGATCCATCCGGTCGGGGCTTGCGCCACCGCGGCGGTGTCGGTCGAGGAGGGCGTCGACAAGATCAAGCTCGGCAAGGCGGAGTTCGTCGTCGCCGGCGGATACGACGACCTGACGCTCGAGGCCATCATCGGGTTCGGCGACATGGCCGCGACCGCGGACACCGAGATGATGCGGGCCAAGGGCATCAGCGACTCGAAGTTCTCCCGCGCCAACGACCGTCGCCGGCTCGGGTTCGTCGAGGGCCAGGGTGGTGGGACCATCCTGCTGGCCCGCGGTGATCTCGCGCTCAAGATGGGGCTGCCGGTGCAAGCGGTCATCGGCTACGTGTCGTCGTTCGGCGACGGGGTGCACACCTCGATCCCGGCACCGGGCCTGGGTGCGCTGGCGGCCGGCCGTGGCGGTCGCGACTCGCAGTTGGCGCGCTCGCTGGCCGCGCTCGGCGTCGGACCCGACGACATCGCGGTGGTGTCCAAGCACGACACCTCGACACTGGCCAACGATCCCAACGAGACCGAGCTGCACGAGCGGCTCGCCGACTCGCTGGGCAGGTCGGAAGGGGCACCACTGTTCGTGGTGTCGCAGAAGAGCCTGACCGGTCATTCGAAGGGCGGCGCGGCGGCGTTCCAGATGATGGGGCTGTGCCAGATCCTGCGCGACGGCATCATCCCGCCGAACCGCAGCCTGGATTGTGTCGACGACGAACTCGCCGGTGCTGCGCACCTGGTCTGGCTGCGTGACACCCTGCACTTCGGCGACAAGTTCCCGTTGAAGGCGGGGCTGATCACCAGCCTCGGCTTCGGCCACGTGTCCGGTCTGATCGCGCTGGTGCATCCGCAGGCGTTCCTCGCCGCGCTGAGCCCGGAGGAACGCGCGCAGTACAAGCAGCGCGCGGACGCCCGGGTGCTGGCCGGTCAGCATCGGCTCGCGTCGGCGATCGCGGGCGGCAAGCCGCTGTACGAGAAGCCGGCCGACCGCCGGTTCGGCCACGACGCCCCGGAGAAGCGGCAGGAAGCCGAGATGCTGCTCGATCCGGCGTCGCGGCTCGGCGACGACGACGTGTATGTGCCCGCACAAGCGTGA